One region of Daphnia pulicaria isolate SC F1-1A chromosome 7, SC_F0-13Bv2, whole genome shotgun sequence genomic DNA includes:
- the LOC124348883 gene encoding uncharacterized protein LOC124348883 — MAFVDDLARIREVLRANAVDKFVAEDMLVALLELYASDNQRVDLVVLDLQAMLGKELSAGNHFAMQQQRWVELQRPPEPLNSDIIIARTNVPRTTIAAEVVVIDQNRPSTSGNAVALPNVVNRNKRQISEVSKESSVAKKVTPTKVENDPRRPSVTVAAVDRVRPASEINQVAPTRRPVASGSTAQGSIRTNHAGTSSQTILVLDNKATTATVISASTAGPSKNETIPRENLEETSMKFHKATLSAVQDINVKFSAYKATEYVELRKSSAILDEYIGMIVTDANLALPKVDVLWNPPVEMNPEHQRLFQHVYESFISEKVEFLVRAVPDADPDFLEERVNSFQGDQEKIRGFLTEILEGNMQFPTRADYNRRKEYNVLANKFFTVEEFLELYDDPQKYFMEDTRVTDVAYRDQAINQLKKDFKFASLTNIRRLFNKNNYHYTPTYFDLIKNPTFNQRKTKRSAHECLGTAKDLFLIQEIAFVGLLHDIDLYLRNKEKMRKDAITLSRTTGTLLDCPICCEDELIGLDLIYCPQGHGVCRSCVRRQSEELIGLMKTRVPCLYPDCSTEYTLNDLKEVLKKSIFGCLEKRRQAEEVLAAGIEGIESCPFCEYSVVPGYDDRLFTCRNPECLKISCRQCREVNHSPLRCEEYAMKQRLNNYVETKMTEALVRQCPSCKKNFVKADGCNKMVCPCGAIMCYICRQQIKDYNHFSNLPPNNPNQPAPIKPPNAKCPLYSDTLKMHEEEVAISAAKARAELASSNPNIRIDLVLGKK; from the exons ATGGCTTTCGTTGATGATCTTGCCCGAATTCGGGAGGTTCTTAGGGCAAATGCTGTAGACAAATTTGTAGCTGAAGACATGTTGGTTGCACTTCTTGAACTTTATGCCTCAGATAATCAgcgtgttgatttggttgtACTGGATTTACAAGCAATGCTTGGAAAAGAGCTATCAGCTGGAAATCATTTCGCTATGCAGCAACAAAG GTGGGTGGAACTGCAAAGGCCACCAGAACCTCTAAATTCTGACATTATAATTGCCCGCACAAATGTTCCTCGAACTACTATTGCAGCTGAAGTAGTAGTGATTGATCAGAATCGACCTTCAACATCGGGAAATGCTGTTGCTTTGCCGAACGTAGTAAATCGAAATAAGCGACAGATATCGGAAGTTTCTAAAGAAAGTAGCGTTGCCAAGAAAGTAACACCAACTAAAGTGGAAAATGATCCACGTCGTCCATCGGTTACCGTTGCAGCTGTAGACCGAGTTCGCCCTGCTAGTGAAATCAATCAAGTGGCACCAACTCGACGTCCTGTTGCGAGCGGCAGCACTGCACAAGGTTCCATTCGGACAAATCATGCTGGCACATCCTCTCAAACTATTCTTGTGCTAGACAACAAAGCAACTACTGCTACTGTAATTTCAGCTTCAACTGCAG GACCctcgaaaaatgaaacgatTCCTAGAGAGAATTTGGAAGAAACATCGATGAAGTTTCACAAGGCTACACTCAGTGCTGTTCAGGATATAAATGTCAAATTTTCAGCTTACAAGGCAACCGAATACGTCGAGCTACGTAAATCATCTGCGATTTTGGACGAGTATATAGGAATGATCGTGACGGACGCAAATCTCGCTTTACCGAAAGTTGATGTACTTTGGAATCCACCAGTGGAAATGAATCCTGAACACCAACGTCTATTCCAACACGTTTACGAAAGCTTCATCAGTGAAAAAGTCGAATTTCTCGTTCGGGCGGTTCCCGATGCAGATCCAGATTTTTTGGAAGAGAGAGTTAACAGTTTTCAAG GTGACCAGGAAAAAATCAGAGGCTTTCTAACAGAGATTTTGGAAGGAAATATGCAATTTCCTACGCGAGCCGATTAcaatagaagaaaagaatataacGTTCTTGCAAATAAGTTCTTTACAGTCGAAGAGTTTTTGGAGCTGTACGATGACCCTCAAAAGTATTTTATGGAGGACACACGAGTCACAGATGtg GCGTATCGCGATCAAGCCATAAATCaactgaaaaaagattttaaatttgcaaGCTTGACGAACATCCGTCGGCTATTTAACAAGAACAATTACCATTACACTCCAACATACTTTGATCTTATTAAAAACCCGACATTTAATCAAAGGAAAACGAAGCGATCTGCCCATGAATGTCTGGGAACTGcaaaagatttgtttttgatCCAAGAG ATTGCTTTTGTTGGTCTTCTACATGATATTGATTTGTATTTgcggaataaagaaaaaatgcgaAAGGACGCTATTACTCTATCTCGTACAACTGGAACTTTGTTGGACTGTCCAATTTGTTGCGAAGATGAGCTTATTGGACTTGATCTCATTTACTGCCCGCAAGGACATGGAGTTTGTCGCAGTTGCGTCCGCCG GCAATCGGAAGAACTAATTGGTTTGATGAAAACTCGTGTTCCGTGCCTATATCCTGATTGCTCCACTGAGTATACTCTTAATGATCTCAAG gagGTGCTTAAAAAGTCCATTTTTGGCtgtttagaaaaaaggcgacAGGCAGAAGAAGTTCTTGCAGCTGGAATCGAAG gaattGAATCTTGTCCATTCTGTGAATACAGCGTAGTGCCTGGATATGATGACCGTTTGTTCACGTGTCGCAACCCagaatgtttaaaaatatcaTG ccGTCAGTGTCGCGAGGTGAACCATTCCCCACTTCGCTGCGAAGAATATGCTATGAAGCAAAGACTCAACAATTACGTTGAGACTAAAATGACGGAAGCGCTTGTACGACAGTGTCCTAGTtgcaaaaagaattttgtcaaAGCGGATGGTTGCAATAAaatg GTTTGTCCCTGTGGTGCTATAATGTGTTACATTTGCCGACAGCAAATAAAGGACTACAATCACTTTTCGAACCTTCCACCCAATAATCCTAACCAACCGGCACCTATCAAACCTCCTAATGCTAAATGCCCCTTGTATTCTGATACTTTAAAGATgcacgaagaagaagttgcAATAAGTGCCGCTAAGGCTCGAGCCGAACTGGCGTCTTCTAATCCCAACATCCGCATTGATTTAGTTTTGGGCAAAAAGTAA